In Lineus longissimus chromosome 9, tnLinLong1.2, whole genome shotgun sequence, one genomic interval encodes:
- the LOC135494153 gene encoding slit homolog 2 protein-like — protein sequence MGDWIYFSAMVAMLTGISAQSCPEVCFCSGTTVQCESLSEEAELQWSVRDMPAGTETLILNDYRSRGIQARTFFRLTELRTLQIESGRLLVSLVKDTFLGLSKLENLTISGTALQDFPERLFELLIKLTLLDIINTPVKSLDDTDFIGLTALKELRITNNGRLITISKQALDPLVNLQRLSLQGSIRLSIQSGMFSKLSKLTTLDLSTVKLVSPVDRGLFEGLGALKSLILNRCDIRSIERDSFEFVADSLGYLDLSKNEIALFKVNTFADCKTLQTLNISHNLLNTRADVRTTFEAKAFSGLVKLTHLDISYTDLGNMTTETWEKVLKPIKKANINAVGCSYHCSCSAADLGNWFRRNDVTISLSCKTPNWIKGTPVKTLVLDTLKCTKPAIGTRRERFQVSSLGEPNATATVVCGAYTFHGFPEISYDALQGAPFSKKYTSESTEHLFDDESRYNSFLVITLEDFNGDIPGKIRCKASNDYGYTEWVVDIPRVAEMKKKVSDEDNHIFKNLPTWVLGACGVGALLFIVIFALVLAWRIRVRRRERDALRHVNKNSDYYLECEKYEKYKMPSEA from the coding sequence ATGGGTGATTGGATCTACTTTAGTGCTATGGTCGCCATGTTGACCGGAATATCCGCCCAATCGTGTCCAGAGGTTTGCTTCTGCTCGGGAACGACTGTCCAATGCGAGTCCCTCAGCGAGGAGGCTGAGTTGCAGTGGTCTGTGAGGGACATGCCTGCAGGCACAGAAACCCTCATCCTCAATGATTACAGATCCAGGGGCATCCAAGCCAGGACATTCTTCCGGCTCACGGAGTTACGGACTTTACAAATTGAGTCTGGGAGGCTCTTAGTCTCCCTGGTCAAGGACACATTCCTTGGCCTCAGCAAGTTGGAAAATTTAACCATATCTGGAACGGCATTGCAAGATTTTCCAGAGAGATTATTCGAGCTATTAATCAAGTTAACTTTGTTGGATATAATAAACACCCCGGTGAAAAGTTTAGATGATACGGATTTCATAGGATTAACTGCATTGAAGGAGCTGCGGATTACCAACAATGGGCGTTTGATTACGATATCAAAACAGGCCTTGGATCCACTTGTGAATCTTCAAAGACTTTCTTTACAGGGATCTATTAGATTGTCAATACAAAGTGGGATGTTTTCTAAATTATCAAAGTTGACAACTTTGGATTTATCAACAGTGAAATTGGTTTCTCCTGTTGATCGTGGTTTGTTCGAAGGTCTCGGTGCATTGAAATCGTTAATTCTGAATCGATGTGACATACGGTCGATTGAACGCGACTCCTTCGAGTTTGTAGCTGATTCTTTAGGATATCTTGATTTATCCAAAAATGAGATTGCTTTATTTAAAGTGAATACGTTTGCGGATTGTAAGACGCTACAGACACTTAACATAAGTCACAATTTGCTTAACACACGCGCGGATGTTAGGACAACCTTCGAGGCGAAGGCTTTCAGTGGATTGGTGAAACTTACACATTTGGATATCTCTTACACGGACCTTGGTAACATGACAACTGAGACCTGGGAAAAGGTTCTCAAACCGATCAAAAAAGCGAACATCAATGCAGTGGGTTGCAGTTACCACTGCTCATGTTCTGCAGCTGACTTGGGTAACTGGTTCCGCCGAAATGACGTCACGATATCATTGTCTTGTAAAACTCCAAACTGGATTAAAGGAACCCCAGTGAAGACGTTAGTATTAGACACCTTAAAGTGTACTAAACCTGCCATTGGGACGAGACGTGAGCGATTCCAGGTGTCTTCCCTTGGAGAACCAAACGCAACAGCTACGGTAGTCTGCGGGGCGTACACTTTCCACGGGTTCCCGGAAATCTCGTATGACGCCCTACAGGGGGCGCCCTTTTCCAAGAAGTACACGTCGGAAAGCACGGAGCATCTTTTTGATGATGAGAGTAGGTACAATTCTTTCCTTGTGATAACACTGGAGGACTTTAATGGAGATATCCCTGGGAAAATCCGGTGTAAAGCTTCCAACGACTATGGTTATACCGAATGGGTTGTGGATATACCAAGGGTAGCAGAGATGAAGAAGAAAGTTTCTGATGAAGACAACcatattttcaagaatttacCAACCTGGGTACTCGGAGCTTGTGGGGTTGGAGCTCTGTTGTTTATAGTGATTTTTGCACTGGTTTTAGCATGGCGTATCCGCGTCAGACGACGGGAACGAGACGCATTACGCCATGTCAACAAAAATAGTGACTATTACTTGGAATGtgagaaatatgaaaaatacaaaatgccATCTGAAGCGTAG